The sequence CTGCGCATGTTCCGTATGCTAATGTGCGAACAATTTGTCACGGTTGGAGTCCTGACAAGCCGGGGTTTGAAGCAACAAAAAACATGCAAGCTTTAATCCAGGAGGGCTTAAGTCATGGTGCCGTTGGACTTTCAACGGGACTAGAATACGTTGCCGAATGTTTTTCCAGCACTGAAGAAATTATCAATGCATGTCGAGCGTTTTCGGGAACAAAGTATTTATATGTGACTCATATTCGCTATCCCCTAGGATTAGTCGAAGGCTTAATGGAAGCTGTGGAAATTGGTAGAGCTGCGAATGTTCCAGTCCATATTTCACATCTTAAATGCACTGACCCAGGGTTGACTGAAAAAGTTTTAAATTATATCGATCGTGTGGCGGTGCATGAAGTAGATTTTAGCTTTGATGTTTATCCCTACGCGGCAAGTTCAACGATGCTGCACTACCTGTTGCCATATGAAATTTGGTCAGCTGGTCCACTGGCGGCAAAAAGCAAGTTATTGGATCCCGCAATCCAGGAGAAATTTTCCTTGCTTTTAGCTCGGGAAAACTTAGATGCCGCATATATTGCTTGGGGGGCAAGCTCCAATACGGCACTTAGTGGCATAAATCTCAGTGAATATATTCGGCATGCGAATCAACCTGCGGCATTAGCGTTGTCTGAATTATTAATCGAAGAAAATTTTTCTGTACTTCTTGTATTTAGAAAGGGCAATGATGATTTAGTTGCACCTTTTGTCGCGCATAAAACTAGCATGATTGGCAGTGATGGGATTTATTTCCCTGGTGCAAACGTTCATCCGCGCATGTACGGCAGTTCAGCAAAAATTCTCGGAGATTATCGGCGAAGGCTCAAGGTCTTAGATTTGGAAACGGCGCTTAAAAAACTTAGCACATATCCGGCAAGGCGTTTTGGGTTAAAAGGGCGAGGGGTGATTGAAGAGGGCTCAGCTGCAGATTTAGTTTTGTTTGACCCTGTAGCAATTCAAGACCATGCAAGCTATGACGACTCCTGTAGGCTTCCTTCAGGGATTGAGTGGGTGTTTGTAAATGGAGTTCCGGTTGTCATGGCAGGTGAGGCCTTAAGTAGTCTAGAACAAAAAACGGCTGGGTGTTTTATTCAAGCTCAGCACTAGATTTGGATCTTAATCCTAATTCAATCAGCATTGAATTAGGGCAGAGGCAGGATACCACCGATGCCATCCTGTCTGCTAAGTTCTTGCTAATCCGATAGTCTAGACTTCAGCTACTTGAACGACCGATGTAAAATTAATTGATTAGCAATGAGGCTGACACAATGCACATAGAGCGCGATATTTCTGGTATGAATTATTCAGAAATATCGCGCCTTCTGTAAGTGACAGATCGAACCGAAAAAAGACAGTTATTAATTAAGTGAGCTTGAACCGATACCCCACACCCGGTTCAGTTATGATGTATGATGGCTGAGAAGGCGAATCTTCTACCTTTTGCCTCAACTGTTTCATAAATACTCTTAGGTACTGTACGTCCGTACCAAAACCAGGCCCCCATACATCCTTAAGAAGTTGTTTGTGCAGTATCACTCGATTTGCGTTCTTAGCTAATAATGCAAAAAGTTTAAATTCGGTTGGTGTAAGGTGAAGCTCAGTTCCATTTTTTTTTAGTATGTGCGCCGCAACATCGAGGTGAAAAGGACCCACTGTTAATTCGTTGCTTTCTAAACCCTTCTGTCTTGAAAAACGGAGGAGTGCTCTCACTCTGGCAAGCAGTTCTGCAACGGAAAATGGCTTGCTCACAAAATCATTAGCTCCGTCATCTAAGGCTTTCACCTTACTTTCCTCATCAGTTCGCGCTGATAAAATAAGTATGGGTAGACTGTCACTCCATCCTCGAATGGAACTAATCACTTCAAAACCTACTTTATTAGGTAGACCTAAGTCCAATATCACCAAATCGGGCTGATGTGACGCGGCAGCTTGTATCCCCTCCTTCCCATCAAATGCACTTATAATTTGATACTCATCAGCAGAAACAGCGGCTTTAATAAGCTTATGTATCGACTCTTCGTCCTCTACAATAAGAATTTTAATTTTTGGCTGCATGAGCAAGACTCAAGAAAATTTTCGCGGTAGCGCCTCCATAATCATTCGATTCTAGCACGAATTTTCCTCCATGGAGCTTGGCTATCATTTTACATATAGAGACTCCTAGCCCTGCACCTACATTCTTCTCAGTATCTAACCTCACAGAATGCGGAGAAGCTGTGTGCGCAAGGCCGGGACCGTCATCGGCAATATTAATAATAACATTCTGAGCATCAAAGGAAATTGAGATATGTAATAGAGAGGCAAATTTTGCATGAATAATGGAATTTTCAATCACGTTAGAAATCAACTGATCAAGAAGCACTGCATCAACGCGCATAAGCGGGAGATTCTCAGGATACTCTATTCGAATGGTACGTTTCGAAAGTTCATTTCGGTATTTTTCTAGAGCTTGGCCAATGAGTTCCTCCAAAGATTCCCACTCCAAATTTAATTGCGGGGCCCCTTGTTCAAGTTTAGCAAACGATAATGCATTACCAACAAGTTTTGAAAGCCTTTTACTATGATCCCGAATGAGAGAAGCAAATTCTTGTACCTCTTTGAGATCGGTAGCAATGCCAATTTGCTCAGCGGCAGCCTCAATTACAGTTAATGGAGTTCTAAAATCATGAGAAACGGAGCTTAAGACAAGTGTTCGCATTGATGCAGTTTCTATTCTAACTTGAGACTCACGTGCGCTTGCTTCAAGAATTAAACGCTCTAGGCAAAGCGCTGTTTGTTGCAGAATTAGTTCGATAGTTGGAATGATTTCCGGATCAATATGGTCGGTTTCTGATTGGACAGCACAGACTCCAAATAGCTCTCGCTCAGTTTGGATGGGTAAATATAATCCTCCGGCACCAGGTAAAATATCAGTCGTAACACCTGCGGCTACTTTTTTGTCCATTACAATTTTTGCAACCGCAAACTCTTCCGACTCGATCTCAAATAAACTTTTTGACTCTATACCTGTCTTCAGATTTCGGTCTTGAACGATAAGCAATCCGCAATCCAGTTTTCCAAGCTTTAGTATTGACTGTTGTGCTGCAACTAATATTTCATCTTGTGTCGTTGCTTCGCTCAGCTTTCTTCCGACCTCATACAAAGCAAGGGTTCGTTGTTCTCTACTTTCGACGATTTGATTCTGTGATCTAATTCGTGCAACTAAACCACTTAGTGAAAGGCTGACAGAGACCATGGCAAGAAGCGTAATAACATACTCCGGATTATGAACAGTGAGAGAATATTTAGGATCAATGAAAAAGAAGTTTAAGCATAAGCTTGAAGCAATAGCAGCTGCAACGGATTCAGTCCGTCCGGATCGTCTTGCAATCAAAACTGCCCCTAGAATATAGATCATTGAAATAGTGGCGATCTCAACGTAACGCTCAAGCAATGCTCCTAAGAGAGTGCACAGAACAACAACTACCAATGCATACAGAGTTGTGAAAATGCGGGGTCTTTTATCTTTTGGGAAAAGCGGTCGTGGAGTGGCATCTTCCTCGTCTCCAGTGACTAAAAGCACATCTATGTTGCCGCTTCTTCGCACGAGATCATCGGCAAGAGAATTGAAGAGGATATCTCTTATTCTATTTTTTATAGGCTTCCCAACAACAACCAGTGAAGCATTCAAAGCGACGGCGACTTTTAAAATTTCCGAGACAATGTCTGTGCCAAATCTCCTTTCAATAAAAAATCCCATTTTCTGAGCAGTAATAAGTGCATCTTCTATCAATAACTGATCTTGTTCAGACAACTTACCTAAGTGTGGGGTCTGCACATATACGACTGCCACAGAGCTTTTCCTAGCTGCAGCAATACTAGATGCTTTTCGAATTAGTCTCTTTGCAAACCGATTAGGGCCAACCGCCAAAACCATCCTGTCGGATGTAGCCCAAGAATCCTTAACTGCGAGGGACTCTCTAAACTTAATTACATCTCGATCGATTTTTTCTGCTGCCTTTCTCAGTAAAATCTCTCGAAGTGCTAAAAGACTACCCTCTTTGAAAAAATTTCTTAAAGCTGTTTCTGCTTTATCACCTTTATAGATTTTTCCTGATTTGAGCCGTTCGATTAATTCTTCGGGAGGTATGTCTACAACTTCAATAGAATCCGCTTCTCGTAGCACCGAATCAGGAACGGTTTCATGTACTGTAATTCCTGAAAGAGATGAGACAAGTTCTGAGACACTCTCCAAATGCTGAATATTTAGCGTCGAATAGACATTGATTCCTGCATCGAGAAGAGCCTGAATATCTAACCATCTTTTATTATGAAGACACCCTGGAGCATTGCTATGTGCTAACTCATCAACAAGAATCGTATGAGGATCTCGTTTTAATGCGGCTTCTAGATCAAACTCCCGAAGCGTTATCCCTTCATAGGTAATCTCCTTACTTGGAACTACCTCAAAAGGTTTAATAAGGCTTTCCGTCTCTTCACGGCCATGCGGCTCAATGTAGCCAGCAACGATATCGACCCTGGATTTTAGATCCTCTTGAGCGTCCTTCAGCATTGCATAAGTCTTACCAACCCCGGCAGACATTCCGAGGTAAATCTTTAACCTTCCTCGCCTAGAACTTTTCTTCATCAAAGAAACTTAGTGAAATTACAAATATAGTATCATTGTTTACCTCATCTTGGTCGTCCAAGAAAATTTTATTTGGAGAAAATAAATGTTTTATTTCGCCGCGTAAAAATAATCCTGATCCTAAGCTGGCATCAAGCCCAACAGATGCACCATAGGCTTTGAAATCACTATTTGTAATAGAGCTTACAATTACACCATCAGGATCCTGGTAAGACTCAAAACGAGCATTGATGGAGAATGTATTATCAAGCGCTTGGCGCCCCATTAAAGAATAGCCCCAGAAGGTGCCCGATACGGGACTTGATTTTGATTGATAACCCAGATCTGTAGATCCAATTAATGATAAGCCCGAATCGAAGTTTTTGCTGACTATGAGATTATGAAAAAGCCTATTACCATCATTTTCCTCCCCTAAGAATGTATTAGAGGTAATCGTCAGTCCGTTTTTAGTATACGCAAGTTGTGTTCCCAATGCTAAATGTTTTGCTTCGGTAGTATTTTGCCAACCATTTAAGCCTAGCAATTGACCCGACCAGTTAGCATCAAATGTGTGAGATAACCTAATTCCAGTTTCGTAGTAGGGAGAAAACTCAGCAATAAAAGATCTCGTATAATTTAGATTATCCTTGCTTAACCAACTTTCTGCTCCGATATGAGCCAGAAAGGTACCGAGATCTACCGTAGTGCTATCATCTAGATAGGCTCCAAGATAGCTTTCCTGTATGAATTTAAAATCATCCTCAGGTTCTGCAATATAATTAATATCGACCGAATCCCCGTATTGGCCGACAAGTTTGCCGCGAATGACTTTATTATCGTACGTTAAACCCGCTGAAGCCAAATTCAGATGATAATCTTGATCTTGACTCGATTGAGTAAAATACGGCCGCTCCTCGTTTGAGAGGTTATTTTTCGCATACGCTGAATATGTGTCTACAAATATTGACAATGTTAAGGAACTATCACAGAACGCTACCTCAGGAATAAATGTTATCAAAGCTGCCAGTAATAAACGTTTCATAATCTATCCAATTCCATATTGAGTAAAAGTACATTGACGCGCGGCTCCCCTAAAAAACCAAGCACTCGATTTTTTGCAAGACTCGTTATGAGCATAAGGATTTTTTCTTCAGAAATGCCTCGCTCTGTTGCGATTCTTTTTACCTGATATTTTGCAGCTGCTATGCTTATTTCAGGATCTAATCCGCTTCCTGAAGCAGTAACTAGATCCACTGGAACTGCTCCATGACTCCAGAGCTGTGCCCTATCTTTTAGCTGCTGTTGAAATGCTGGGTTACTAAGCGCTAAGTTCGAACCACTTGAGCTCTCTGGATTATAGGGCCAAGACGAGATAGCGGAGGGTCGAGAGGAGAAATATTTACTTTCTTTAAATTCTTGGCCGATAAACTCTGAGCCAACTAGCTTTGCTCCACTCGCTATCGGAGATCCAATAGTATTTTCATAGAATAAAAGCTGCCCTATGACTGTCACAATCGCCGGATAAATAGCCCCTAAAAGAACCGTATACGAAAGAAACTGAATGATTGATGTTTTTATAGCCTTCATATACATCCCTATTTAAACAAGACCGATTGCCACGATACAAAGATCAACCAGTTTTATTCCTATAAATGGAACGATCAATCCCCCTACGCCGTATATTAGAATATGTCGTCGAAGAACTTCTGCAGCTCCTACTGGTCTATACACAACTCCTTTCATCGCAAGAGGAATAAGGAAAATGATAATAAGCGCATTGAAAATGATTGCTGACAGCGTTGCGCTCTCAGGAGAAGCCAATCCCATGACATTAAGAATTTGAAGCTGAGGATAAATCCCCGCAAATGCAGCAGGAATAATGGCAAAATACTTCGCGACATCATTGGAGATACTAAAAGTAGTAAGTGCACCTCTTGTCATAAGGAGTTGCTTACCAGTTTCGACTACTTCAATAAGTTTTGTCGGATTCGAATCAAGATCAACCATGTTCGCAGCTTCTTTTGCTGCTTGGGTGCCTGAGTTCATCGCCACTGCCACATCAGCTTGAGCAAGTGCGGGCGCATCGTTTGTACCGTCTCCTGTCATTGCTACCAAGCGACCGCCATTTTGATATTTTTTTATCAGGTTTAATTTTGCTTCGGGCGTAGCCTCGGCAAGAAAATCATCTACTCCAGCTTCAGCAGCGATTGAAGCTGCTGTCAGTGGGTTATCCCCAGTGATCATTACAGTTTTTATGCCCATAGATCTAAGCTCACTAAATCGCGCTTTAATGCCGGGTTTTACGATGTCTTTTAGCTCTATAACTCCAACAACATCTTCATTTAAAGCAACGACAAGTGGGGTTCCGCCCTTTTTAGCTATTGAATCCACAATCTCTTGAACAGCTGAAGAAATCCCGCCTACTAGGCGCTTAATCGCATCAGCAGCGCCTTTTCTGTATCGATTTCCCTCCGTATCAAAACCGCTCATCCTTGTTTCAGCAGTAAATGGAATAATAGTCCCAGCTTTGGGATCAATTTTAGTTGCATTTACTGCATATGAATCGCTTGCAAGCTTTACAATACTTCTACCTTCAGGAGTTTCGTCTGAAAGCGACGAAGTTAGTGCGGCATGCGCAACTTCCTTCACCATTTTTCCTTCGGCAGGATAAAATGCGACAGCTTGTCTGTTACCCAAAGTAATAGTTCCTGTTTTATCTAGGAGCAAAACATCGATGTCACCTGCGGCTTCGACCGCTCTTCCTGAAAGGGCGATAACATTTTTTCTAACAAGTCGTTCCATACCTGCTATTCCGATTGCAGATAATAAACCGCCGATGGTGGTTGGAATAAGACACACTAAAAGAGCAACTAAGATCGTGACTGATACGGGAGAATTATTACCACCTACTTCTATGGCAAAATCAGAAAATCCTTTTAATGTGACGCATACAAACAAAAATATTATTGTCATCGCGGCGAGCAAAATGCTCAATGCTAGCTCATTAGGAGTTTTTTGACGTTTTGCGCCCTCAACCATCGATATCATCTGATCGAGAAATGTTTCCCCTGGATTTCTGGTAATCCTAATAATGAGCTTATCCGAAAGAACCACTGTCCCTGCGGTAACAGAGCTTCTATCTCCACCAGCTTCTCTGACTACCGGCGCACTCTCTCCTGTAATAGCACTTTCATCCACTGTTGCTGCGCCAAGCACCACCTCACCGTCTCCCGGGATAGTATCGTTTGTCCAAACGATAACGAGGTCATCTTTTCTCAAATCTGCTGCTGGAATGATATTAAAACTATCCGAGAATGAGATCGAGTGAATTTTCCTTGCTTCTACATCTTTTCGAGACTTTTTAAGAGAATCTGCCTGAGCTTTTCCTCTACCCTCAGCAATGCTTTCTGCGAAATTTGCAAAAAAAACAGTTAGCCATAACCAGCCAGAAATTTGCACGTTGAAGGCTCTTGATGAGCTTCCATTGTCACCAAGAATACATGCCAAGGTAGTATACACTGCGCCTATGAGGACACAGAACATAACTGGATTTTTTAGTTGCACGCGTGGATC comes from bacterium and encodes:
- a CDS encoding amidohydrolase family protein; its protein translation is MYIVENARIFTGEKFVDQVIAISNGKVSFILPSDLTNYKVIEGKGKILAPGFIDVHTHTDGWLLKNPAFNLKTQQGYTTEVLMADGISYAPVNGQTWKEWIYYLKSLNGLDSDNYTGWESVADYMRLLDRKTCMNTAAHVPYANVRTICHGWSPDKPGFEATKNMQALIQEGLSHGAVGLSTGLEYVAECFSSTEEIINACRAFSGTKYLYVTHIRYPLGLVEGLMEAVEIGRAANVPVHISHLKCTDPGLTEKVLNYIDRVAVHEVDFSFDVYPYAASSTMLHYLLPYEIWSAGPLAAKSKLLDPAIQEKFSLLLARENLDAAYIAWGASSNTALSGINLSEYIRHANQPAALALSELLIEENFSVLLVFRKGNDDLVAPFVAHKTSMIGSDGIYFPGANVHPRMYGSSAKILGDYRRRLKVLDLETALKKLSTYPARRFGLKGRGVIEEGSAADLVLFDPVAIQDHASYDDSCRLPSGIEWVFVNGVPVVMAGEALSSLEQKTAGCFIQAQH
- a CDS encoding response regulator transcription factor, which translates into the protein MQPKIKILIVEDEESIHKLIKAAVSADEYQIISAFDGKEGIQAAASHQPDLVILDLGLPNKVGFEVISSIRGWSDSLPILILSARTDEESKVKALDDGANDFVSKPFSVAELLARVRALLRFSRQKGLESNELTVGPFHLDVAAHILKKNGTELHLTPTEFKLFALLAKNANRVILHKQLLKDVWGPGFGTDVQYLRVFMKQLRQKVEDSPSQPSYIITEPGVGYRFKLT
- a CDS encoding sensor histidine kinase KdpD, which encodes MSAGVGKTYAMLKDAQEDLKSRVDIVAGYIEPHGREETESLIKPFEVVPSKEITYEGITLREFDLEAALKRDPHTILVDELAHSNAPGCLHNKRWLDIQALLDAGINVYSTLNIQHLESVSELVSSLSGITVHETVPDSVLREADSIEVVDIPPEELIERLKSGKIYKGDKAETALRNFFKEGSLLALREILLRKAAEKIDRDVIKFRESLAVKDSWATSDRMVLAVGPNRFAKRLIRKASSIAAARKSSVAVVYVQTPHLGKLSEQDQLLIEDALITAQKMGFFIERRFGTDIVSEILKVAVALNASLVVVGKPIKNRIRDILFNSLADDLVRRSGNIDVLLVTGDEEDATPRPLFPKDKRPRIFTTLYALVVVVLCTLLGALLERYVEIATISMIYILGAVLIARRSGRTESVAAAIASSLCLNFFFIDPKYSLTVHNPEYVITLLAMVSVSLSLSGLVARIRSQNQIVESREQRTLALYEVGRKLSEATTQDEILVAAQQSILKLGKLDCGLLIVQDRNLKTGIESKSLFEIESEEFAVAKIVMDKKVAAGVTTDILPGAGGLYLPIQTERELFGVCAVQSETDHIDPEIIPTIELILQQTALCLERLILEASARESQVRIETASMRTLVLSSVSHDFRTPLTVIEAAAEQIGIATDLKEVQEFASLIRDHSKRLSKLVGNALSFAKLEQGAPQLNLEWESLEELIGQALEKYRNELSKRTIRIEYPENLPLMRVDAVLLDQLISNVIENSIIHAKFASLLHISISFDAQNVIINIADDGPGLAHTASPHSVRLDTEKNVGAGLGVSICKMIAKLHGGKFVLESNDYGGATAKIFLSLAHAAKN
- a CDS encoding porin, with translation MKRLLLAALITFIPEVAFCDSSLTLSIFVDTYSAYAKNNLSNEERPYFTQSSQDQDYHLNLASAGLTYDNKVIRGKLVGQYGDSVDINYIAEPEDDFKFIQESYLGAYLDDSTTVDLGTFLAHIGAESWLSKDNLNYTRSFIAEFSPYYETGIRLSHTFDANWSGQLLGLNGWQNTTEAKHLALGTQLAYTKNGLTITSNTFLGEENDGNRLFHNLIVSKNFDSGLSLIGSTDLGYQSKSSPVSGTFWGYSLMGRQALDNTFSINARFESYQDPDGVIVSSITNSDFKAYGASVGLDASLGSGLFLRGEIKHLFSPNKIFLDDQDEVNNDTIFVISLSFFDEEKF
- the kdpC gene encoding potassium-transporting ATPase subunit KdpC, whose product is MKAIKTSIIQFLSYTVLLGAIYPAIVTVIGQLLFYENTIGSPIASGAKLVGSEFIGQEFKESKYFSSRPSAISSWPYNPESSSGSNLALSNPAFQQQLKDRAQLWSHGAVPVDLVTASGSGLDPEISIAAAKYQVKRIATERGISEEKILMLITSLAKNRVLGFLGEPRVNVLLLNMELDRL
- the kdpB gene encoding potassium-transporting ATPase subunit KdpB, producing the protein MASLLSNKIVSAALIGSFKKLDPRVQLKNPVMFCVLIGAVYTTLACILGDNGSSSRAFNVQISGWLWLTVFFANFAESIAEGRGKAQADSLKKSRKDVEARKIHSISFSDSFNIIPAADLRKDDLVIVWTNDTIPGDGEVVLGAATVDESAITGESAPVVREAGGDRSSVTAGTVVLSDKLIIRITRNPGETFLDQMISMVEGAKRQKTPNELALSILLAAMTIIFLFVCVTLKGFSDFAIEVGGNNSPVSVTILVALLVCLIPTTIGGLLSAIGIAGMERLVRKNVIALSGRAVEAAGDIDVLLLDKTGTITLGNRQAVAFYPAEGKMVKEVAHAALTSSLSDETPEGRSIVKLASDSYAVNATKIDPKAGTIIPFTAETRMSGFDTEGNRYRKGAADAIKRLVGGISSAVQEIVDSIAKKGGTPLVVALNEDVVGVIELKDIVKPGIKARFSELRSMGIKTVMITGDNPLTAASIAAEAGVDDFLAEATPEAKLNLIKKYQNGGRLVAMTGDGTNDAPALAQADVAVAMNSGTQAAKEAANMVDLDSNPTKLIEVVETGKQLLMTRGALTTFSISNDVAKYFAIIPAAFAGIYPQLQILNVMGLASPESATLSAIIFNALIIIFLIPLAMKGVVYRPVGAAEVLRRHILIYGVGGLIVPFIGIKLVDLCIVAIGLV